The genomic window GGCGTCGCGGATAAACTTCATGCCCGCGGCCAGGCCGAATAACTTCAAACGGTATGGATTATAGCCGACCTCGATGCCCCTGCCCGCGGCATAGGCGATCAAGGCCCTGATAACTTTATAGTCAAGATTATTAAAGACGATGTTCTCCCCTGTTTTATCAATGAGTTCAAGGCAATAGATGAACCTGCAGACCTTGTCATAAAACAAAGTCATCCCCTCTATCCTGGTAAGAGTAGGCGATACCAGATATTCTATGGCGCTGCTATTCCTGCCAACGACCTCAGAGAATAAATCATTGTATTCCCATATATCGTCCTCTTTTATGCAGGGGATATCGGAAACCCTGATCTTGCCGATATCCACGGCCCTATAGCGCTTATCCTGACTGTCTTTTAATATCTTCAGCGTAAACATTTTTCTTTCTGTTTGGCGATACCCACCGGTTGATACCTGGGCTCATAGATCCCAAAAGGCAGACCGCTATCGGCTGTGCCGAGATAATACCTGGAGACCCTCTTTTTTATCTCGTTGGAATCCTTTAATTTTTTAAACAGGTTGTCATAATCGACAAAATTTGCCGGACAGCCGTCTAAGGCGAATATCTTCCTTATGGAATCCTCGCAAAAACACCAGCCCCGCGCAGGATGAAAATACCAGTCCTTGTCCTTTGCCGCGCTGACGGTTAAAAACATATACGCCGACTTCTTCAAGATACGGTTAAATTCCCCCGCTGCCTTGCTGATATCCGCGTGGTCGGCATGTTCAAGCGCGGAAACGGAGATAATACAATCCAGCTCCCCATCCGCAAACTCCTTCAGATTCGTAAAGTCCCCCAGGACACGCACTATCTTTCCGTAGGCGTTGCTGCCGAACCTGGACTTGAATGCCTCCTTCCACATATTCAGGTTAATATAGGTGGGCGCGAATTCATAAACGAGATATTTTATAATACCCTTAACACCCCAATCCGGCTTCTTTTTCTTATGGCTTATAAATTTTCTATAACGGTGTTCAAAATTATCCAGACCGTGCCTGCGCTGTTCCACATTGAAGATCATGCCTGCCGCGGGCGGCAGGTCCCTTTCCGCGAAATCCAGACTAATGACGTTGTATCCGCGCGCCGCCAGAATAAACTGCAGCACGCCGTTACCTGCCCCGGCATCCATTATCCATGAACCCCTGGGCAGTTTGATCTTTTCTAAATGATCCAATATCCATATAAAATCCAGCCAATAATGCCAGCCCATCGGATAATGGGTCACGCCTGCCCAGTATTCGACCAGCTTAAGTTTATCCGGGTGATCTTTCATAAGGTCAGCGCTAAGTATCTCTATCTTATCCTGCATGATCTTTTACTCCGTAGGTACGGGCGCCTTCAAACGCGTAAGCCGCTGCATAAATAGGTAAGATGACGCCAGAAGCCGCGTAAATACCCTGCGCCTCCCTATAAAGACCACTAACCTGTTTGTAAAGAACCTGTAGAACGCATTATGAAAGCGCCTTAACGAATGCGACCTCTTCATAAAGTAGATGATCATGGAGCAGACCGTGTAATAATCAGCGCGGTGTATCTCTTCCAACTGGTTTAATCCGGCTCCAGCCAGATAGCGAAGATATGTGTCTTCCTTTATCAGTCCTGCCTTCCTGGCCATTTCATAGAGGGCAGTGCCTGGGAAATGGACCAGAGGGAAAAACCTGATATTGAAAAACGGGTCTATCCTGTGAACAAAATCCAGTGTTTCGCGCGTGCTGCTTGCCGGCTCCATTTCATTACAGACGATCAAATGCACAAAACAGGACCTTACCTTATCCTTATAGGACCTGATGACCTCCAGCACCTCATAGACCTTTTCGATCTTCATATGCCGCTGATACATATCCCTGTTTGTTCGGTCGCAAGCGGTCTGGACCCCTATCAGGCATTCCACGGCTCCGGCATCCACCAATAATTTGAACTTATCCTCATTAAACGCCGAAGGGGTAAACTCTATTTTAAAAGGCAGGTTGATCCTTGACTTGTATAAGCCGGCAAATTGCTTGATGAAATCCAGCGGTTGGGCAAAAAGGTCCTCATCGCTTAAAAAGATATAATTAATGAAGGGATGCCTTTTCAATACCGCCTCGATCTCCCTGATAACATTCTCCGCGCTTTTTCTCCTGGAACTTATCCCGCCGTAGAGCTGCTGCAGGCCGTTATTACAGCAGTAGGCACAGCGATAAGGGCATCCTCGCGACGTTGCCACGTAATAATCAATGCGGCCTCCCCAGGTATTGCCGCTGGTCATATATTTCTTCATCAATTCCGGCGTTATCCGCTTTAACGCCCCTTCTTCCACTATCAGATGCGACTGAAAATCATTATCAGGATAGGGCAGGCTGTCCAGGTCTTTCAGCAATGGACGCAGGGGGTTCTCCTTGATGGCCTCATTTCCGTTACCATCGTGTGTGCGGACCCAAAGGTTCTTGATATCGGAGTAATCCTCTCCTCTGGAAACACGCTCCATTAACTCCAGCAGGGCCTCCTCTGATTCGCCGCGGGAAATGATATCCGCTTCTTTGATACAGCCCTCCGGGAATAAGCTGGGGTGCACGCCGCCCCAGACAATGGGTTTACCCAATTTCCTGATCTTCTTTGTGGCCTTTGCCGCCTCTAAATGATAGTTTGAGGTCACCGACAGGCCGATCAGATCGGAATCACTGCAGGCATCCATTACCTGTTCATACACGCTGTCGGGGAAGATATCGAGAAAACGGTCATAAGGAGAAAGCATATAAATGATCTGCGCCTGGTGGCCCCTGGCCTTCAAGTAGGCGCTGAGGCTGGTAATGCCGACCGTATTGAGCTGATAGGTATAAAAGATCAAACTGACTTTAGCCATTTTTTACCCTCGCTTGCCGTTTAAGCACCCCCGACTTGAAGATCGATTCCGCCATCCGGAAATCCTCTTCTTCGTCAATATCTATCGCCTCGATCCTGTTCATTTTATACAGATACGGTTTCAAGCCGATCCTGCGGCCCTTATTTTCAAAACTGCTTCTGGAAAAAATGTAAAAGTTTGAATTCTCTTCATATACGGGAGAAAGATCCTGGGTGCGTATAAGCCTGCGGGGATCATGATTAAGAGGATGGAAATCATCATCATAGAACCTCGCCCTGTGCTCTGTCACGGAAAACAATGAATCATATCCGTCTTTTAAAGAGGCAAAGTATGTTTTCACAGCATCCTCTATTGTGGCCGGCATTAAAAGCGGGTTTGTGCTATGTGTCTGCAGGAAGTGCTCTCCCTCCAACAGCGAAATATCGTGGCCGATGATCTTATTCATGGAAACATGGTCGCCGCTAAGGCGGACAGGCCTGTCTATGAGCAGGACTGAAGGATAGCCGCTTTTAATGAGCTGTTTGATCTTCCCGCTGTCTGTATCCACTACTATCGCCTCAACGCAGTTTACCTTCAACAGCGCGTCAAATATCCTGTGGAACAGCGGCCTTCCGCAGAAATCGCGTATATTCTTATTCGGCACCCTCTCGCTGTGTCCCCTCATCGGGACCAACACCTTAATCTTCACAGCCATGGAATCCCCTTTTCAATAATTTAAGGAGCCCGCTCTTTATTCTGGAGGCGGACCTTATCAGCCTGCCTGCCCTGCTTTTGTTCATGCTCAGGCGTTTTTCTTCCAACTGTTTCAGCGTACTTATGATAGTAAAATAATTATTTGAAAGATCGAGGCCGCAGACATGAGACGGCTGGCACCGGAACAGGCTGCGCACGTATTCGTCACCCGCGATGAATTTAAAACCCAACGGCTCTATGACGGAACGCAGGGAAAGAAGGTTAAAATTATAATTATGGACAAAGGCCGAATAAACTATATAGTTATAATCGTAGTCCTTTAAGTAACAGACGCCGGGGACCTCGACATATAAATACCCGCCCTCTTTGACAAGGGGCTTGATCTTGTTAAACTCGCTTTTTATATCGCCGAAATGCTCAACCACATGGCTCAAGATCACGATATCCGCCTTTTTCCCGGCTAATGACTCTGCCAGCCCCTTATAAACATCAATGCCTCTGCTACGGGCCATCTGCGAGGCATCTTCCGAAGGTTCGCAACCGCATACATCTACAGCGATCCCGTCTTTTTCCAGCAGGTTCCTGACCTTGTCCAATAAAGCTCCCCTGCCGCAGCCGATCTCTATGATCTCAAGGCGCCTGCCCGCCTCTTTACGCGTAACGTATCTGTCCAGATATTCGTATATCTTTTCGGCAGAATCGGGTTTGACCGTCATCAGGTCCCTTATTGACTCGCCCAATATCAGGTCATAGTAAACCTTCTCATAGAATTCCGGCAGGTCATTGAAAGAAAGCCGGGGTGATACCTGGATCAGGCCGCATTGCCTGCAGATCTTTGTCCCGAATGGCAGTACGAACCTGTCCTGCACGCTCAAGACCTCAAGGTCATCAGAGCCGCAGAGGCATTTCTTAACGTGCTCCAGGCGGTATTTACCGTCAAAGATATACTTCAACAATGTAAAATAGGCCCTGCGCCTTTTCGGGTCCAGCTTAAAGCCGTAATAAAAAGGAAATTCAACCGCTGCCTGTCCGGACGTTTTGTCTTTCATTGCCATCATACCTGTTTCAGGCGATTTGCCAGTATCTGCCAAAGGGGCAGATTTTCCGACCAATCGCACTTAAGAAATTGCTGCCGGTAATGCCGATAATGCGGCTGGCTGACCTTCAATTCGTTTTCCCAGTCGATCTTCGATTCCTTATCTATATACACCGCCCTTTTACCGTGCAACTGGGCCAACACTTCAATAAACTTGCTGTCCTGCATGCCGTCGTACGCGAGAAAGACAACCGGCTTTAGAAAAAGATTTGCCAGGCTGACAGCGGTGCTGGATTGGGTCAACACCAATTTCGCTTCCCTTATCAGCTCTGCGGTCTTGCCCTTGATACACTTGCGCCCTTTATAATAATCCGGCAGTTCATCGTAACGGGAACGCGGATGGGCCGCGATAACAACCTCGAGTTTCAAGTCCCTCTCTACCGCGCCAAAAAAATCGTCGAGAAGCCCGTAATACCTGTCTATATCATAATTGCTCTTCACGCCTTCATAAAAATAATTCCAGTCCAGCGCCGGACAGATGTCCAGAAATACCGCGATATCGCGCTCCCGCGATGTCTTTTTTGACTCCTCAAGATAAACGTCGTAATCAAGGTTGTGTCCCCAGACCAATTCCGTATTTTTACCCAGCGGCAGCCGATGCTTGTTGACCGAGCCTTCGCCGCCGGCCATAAAAAACCGCGCCGGTTTTACGCCGAACAATCCAAGCGGCAGCAGGGGCAGTATCAATCTCTTATAAAGCCCTGAAGGAGTATGCCGCGACAATGACTTTAATTTTCTCATAATGACGGAAGCGCGCCTATGCCCGTTGAGCCGGTCAATGTCCCTCACGTCCGGCATGGCGTTGAGCAGCGCCACGATATATTCCGCCTTTGCCCTGCTTATTACCCTGTATAGATCGAGCAGCTTGAATTGAAAGGTTATGGCGTCAAAGATCACGCTATCCTGATCCAGATCCAATAATTGGCCATATAATGTCTTCGCGTCGTAAAAGAACTTCGTCCCCTTAAAGTCAACGTAATCCGAGGCCTTGTATTGCTTAAAGAGCTCCGGATGCAAGAAAGGTGTAATATCCCAATACTCCACCTTAAAACCGTTATCTTCCAGCGTCTTTATGCCGTAACGCCGGAAATTCCATTCGTTCAGGTTCTGCCTGGCCAATATTATTATATTTTTTATCATTTAATCTTTTTTATCTTCTTGATCAGTTCTCTGCAGGTATGTCCCAGGAATAACGTATCAAGGCTGAATGCCAGGAACCTGTATCCTTCATCGATCTTCTCTGTAAGCAGCTCCGCCTGCGGAGGTATCAGGTGGAATCCGGCTGTCTTTTTCATATCCCTGGCGACCTTCATAATGCGCGCCAGGGCGGCCTTAACCCGCGGATGCTCAAACTCTCCAGGCCTGCCGATAGAACCTGAAAGGTCATAGGGTCCGACGATAAACCCGTCCACGCCTTCAACCTTCAGTATTTCCTCCAGATTATCCACCGCCTTGATGTGCTCTATCTGCGCGATCACCACGCTGCCCTTATTAACCCAATTCTTATACTTCTCAAATCCCATCCCATACCCCTGAGCCCTGGCAAGGCCCACCCCTCTTCTTCCTTCCGGAGGGTATCTGACGGCGCTTACCGCCGCAACCGCGTCCTCTTTGCTGTTTACCATAGGGACGATCACGCCGTGAGAACCGGCATCCATAACTCGCTTGATAAGGACCGGGTTGTTTTCGCCCACCCTTACCAGAGGCAGGCAGCCGGACAATTCGATTATCTGGATAAGCGCCTGGGCCTGATCAAGTGTTATCGCGCTGTGCTCCATATCTACTGTCAACCAGTCAAAGCCCGCCCTGGCCATGATCTCCGCGATTGAAGCATGGCCCACGGTGATCCAGGAACCCACGGTAAGAAGCCCTTTTCTTAATCTCTCTTTTAGGTCTATCATCTCTGATCTCCTGATTTTTAATACCCCAGCTTGCTGCTCACGGCCTTAGTGGCCCTTGATATTAAAATCCGCACATCCTGTTTATTCATGCCAAAAATAAGGGGAAAATAATAAATAACGGCTAAAACTATCAGAGAATATAGAAAACCGGCGGATAAAAACCTGAGAATAACGGCTTCGCTGCCCTTCAACAATATTTTGTCTATACAGGCAGTCGCCAATACAGCGGCCAGAACAAATAACACGATACTCGCTATCTGATGCTCCAGATATTTCCAAAAATTTATCTTGATGAGTTTCATATTAAAGAACAGATAGGTATTGACTGTGATCAACTGTATCAATAATGTCTTAACGGCCAGGCCTGTGGCGCCGGCATCAACACCCCAGAGATGCCTGGGGGCGATCAAAAGATATGTGATCGGCAATCCGATCAACATGAATATTACGTCTATATTCCTGTGCAATTTAGTCCTTCCTGCCGCGAGGATGACAGAACTGCTTATCTGTCCGTAGGTCTGGTGTATGGGGGCAAAGGCCATGACCGTTACCGGGATCAACGCCTGGTAATATTTATCCCCCCCGATTATATATATTACTTTGGCCGCCTGTATGGCCAGGAAACAGGAAAAAAACGCGGTGATAGAATACATTAAGGGCACATACTTCCTGAAAAGCGAAGATATCTGCCCTAAATCTTTATTTTCAAATCCGATGGCGAACTCCCTCATAAGCAGCGGCGTCATCGCCCCGACAAAAAGGAAACAGAGCGTGCCTATCTGATAGGCGAAGCCATAGAAACCCTGTTGTATGCTGCCCCCGAAAACCTGCAATAACCATCTGTCTAATATGCCCACGGCTAAACCGACTATGGAAGTCATAAAAAGCGGATGACTGTAATGATAAAACTCTTTTGAGTACTGTTTTAGTTTTAATGATCCGATCCTCCAGCCCTGCCTGAAAGAGTATCCGTTCGACCCCATGATCCAGATAAATACAGCGCCTATAAATATCAAGGTAAAATACTGATAATAAAAATAACTGCTCAAAGACAATTTGCCGGAAATATACAGAAGTATCAATAAAATAGCCCCTAAGAATTTCTGCACGATCCTCGCCTTCTCCGCGGGAACGGTCAGGCCGTAGGCATCCGTCATCTTATTGAATAAATTGACGGCCCAATTACAGATGCCCCATCCAGCGGCCAGATAGATATAGAATATTTTCTGCCCGGGCCAGAGATTAATATGCAGCGAAGTCAAATGGGCAAAGGCCACAAAAGCCAATGTGATCAAAGTGACGCATGCCATAAAATACCTGTAAAAGGCGGCCAGGCTGTGATCCTTCGGCCTTTGTGACAGCTTATTATAAAAACACATGGATGTGCCCATA from Candidatus Omnitrophota bacterium includes these protein-coding regions:
- a CDS encoding class I SAM-dependent methyltransferase, coding for MQDKIEILSADLMKDHPDKLKLVEYWAGVTHYPMGWHYWLDFIWILDHLEKIKLPRGSWIMDAGAGNGVLQFILAARGYNVISLDFAERDLPPAAGMIFNVEQRRHGLDNFEHRYRKFISHKKKKPDWGVKGIIKYLVYEFAPTYINLNMWKEAFKSRFGSNAYGKIVRVLGDFTNLKEFADGELDCIISVSALEHADHADISKAAGEFNRILKKSAYMFLTVSAAKDKDWYFHPARGWCFCEDSIRKIFALDGCPANFVDYDNLFKKLKDSNEIKKRVSRYYLGTADSGLPFGIYEPRYQPVGIAKQKEKCLR
- a CDS encoding radical SAM protein, giving the protein MAKVSLIFYTYQLNTVGITSLSAYLKARGHQAQIIYMLSPYDRFLDIFPDSVYEQVMDACSDSDLIGLSVTSNYHLEAAKATKKIRKLGKPIVWGGVHPSLFPEGCIKEADIISRGESEEALLELMERVSRGEDYSDIKNLWVRTHDGNGNEAIKENPLRPLLKDLDSLPYPDNDFQSHLIVEEGALKRITPELMKKYMTSGNTWGGRIDYYVATSRGCPYRCAYCCNNGLQQLYGGISSRRKSAENVIREIEAVLKRHPFINYIFLSDEDLFAQPLDFIKQFAGLYKSRINLPFKIEFTPSAFNEDKFKLLVDAGAVECLIGVQTACDRTNRDMYQRHMKIEKVYEVLEVIRSYKDKVRSCFVHLIVCNEMEPASSTRETLDFVHRIDPFFNIRFFPLVHFPGTALYEMARKAGLIKEDTYLRYLAGAGLNQLEEIHRADYYTVCSMIIYFMKRSHSLRRFHNAFYRFFTNRLVVFIGRRRVFTRLLASSYLFMQRLTRLKAPVPTE
- a CDS encoding acylneuraminate cytidylyltransferase family protein yields the protein MAVKIKVLVPMRGHSERVPNKNIRDFCGRPLFHRIFDALLKVNCVEAIVVDTDSGKIKQLIKSGYPSVLLIDRPVRLSGDHVSMNKIIGHDISLLEGEHFLQTHSTNPLLMPATIEDAVKTYFASLKDGYDSLFSVTEHRARFYDDDFHPLNHDPRRLIRTQDLSPVYEENSNFYIFSRSSFENKGRRIGLKPYLYKMNRIEAIDIDEEEDFRMAESIFKSGVLKRQARVKNG
- a CDS encoding methyltransferase domain-containing protein, whose amino-acid sequence is MKDKTSGQAAVEFPFYYGFKLDPKRRRAYFTLLKYIFDGKYRLEHVKKCLCGSDDLEVLSVQDRFVLPFGTKICRQCGLIQVSPRLSFNDLPEFYEKVYYDLILGESIRDLMTVKPDSAEKIYEYLDRYVTRKEAGRRLEIIEIGCGRGALLDKVRNLLEKDGIAVDVCGCEPSEDASQMARSRGIDVYKGLAESLAGKKADIVILSHVVEHFGDIKSEFNKIKPLVKEGGYLYVEVPGVCYLKDYDYNYIVYSAFVHNYNFNLLSLRSVIEPLGFKFIAGDEYVRSLFRCQPSHVCGLDLSNNYFTIISTLKQLEEKRLSMNKSRAGRLIRSASRIKSGLLKLLKRGFHGCED
- a CDS encoding aldolase/citrate lyase family protein, whose protein sequence is MIDLKERLRKGLLTVGSWITVGHASIAEIMARAGFDWLTVDMEHSAITLDQAQALIQIIELSGCLPLVRVGENNPVLIKRVMDAGSHGVIVPMVNSKEDAVAAVSAVRYPPEGRRGVGLARAQGYGMGFEKYKNWVNKGSVVIAQIEHIKAVDNLEEILKVEGVDGFIVGPYDLSGSIGRPGEFEHPRVKAALARIMKVARDMKKTAGFHLIPPQAELLTEKIDEGYRFLAFSLDTLFLGHTCRELIKKIKKIK
- a CDS encoding lipopolysaccharide biosynthesis protein produces the protein MDSLNKRYFYKLSTNIAGFILSFVTAAIAPRGLGPKLYGNFSFLTNFFSQITGFLDMGTSMCFYNKLSQRPKDHSLAAFYRYFMACVTLITLAFVAFAHLTSLHINLWPGQKIFYIYLAAGWGICNWAVNLFNKMTDAYGLTVPAEKARIVQKFLGAILLILLYISGKLSLSSYFYYQYFTLIFIGAVFIWIMGSNGYSFRQGWRIGSLKLKQYSKEFYHYSHPLFMTSIVGLAVGILDRWLLQVFGGSIQQGFYGFAYQIGTLCFLFVGAMTPLLMREFAIGFENKDLGQISSLFRKYVPLMYSITAFFSCFLAIQAAKVIYIIGGDKYYQALIPVTVMAFAPIHQTYGQISSSVILAAGRTKLHRNIDVIFMLIGLPITYLLIAPRHLWGVDAGATGLAVKTLLIQLITVNTYLFFNMKLIKINFWKYLEHQIASIVLFVLAAVLATACIDKILLKGSEAVILRFLSAGFLYSLIVLAVIYYFPLIFGMNKQDVRILISRATKAVSSKLGY